Proteins from one Mucilaginibacter jinjuensis genomic window:
- a CDS encoding glycosyltransferase family 4 protein has protein sequence MIYHDSHNNTITTEAISGLPANYLLYVGERTAHKNFNRLLHCFAGLINQHPDLYLICANGGAFNTEEILLIKKLNINEHCRQINVNESSLNYLYQQAKVFVFPSLYEGFGYPLLDAFKIGCAVAASNTSSFPEVGGDAVHYFNPDDTHSMYKAIHELLADTLLRKQYIDEGYEQLKHFALAREIEDTLNFYTKVTGRQ, from the coding sequence ATGATATACCACGACTCTCACAATAACACAATTACTACAGAAGCCATATCTGGCTTGCCGGCTAACTATTTATTATATGTTGGTGAACGTACAGCGCATAAAAATTTCAACCGTTTATTACATTGTTTTGCCGGTCTCATCAATCAACATCCGGATTTGTACCTTATTTGTGCCAATGGAGGAGCTTTTAATACAGAAGAAATTCTGCTGATTAAAAAGTTGAATATTAATGAACATTGCCGCCAGATTAACGTAAATGAGTCCTCATTAAATTACCTGTACCAGCAGGCCAAAGTGTTTGTATTCCCATCGTTATATGAGGGGTTTGGTTACCCGCTGCTCGATGCTTTTAAAATAGGTTGTGCCGTAGCTGCCAGTAATACCAGCAGTTTCCCTGAAGTAGGTGGCGATGCCGTACATTACTTTAACCCAGACGATACCCACAGCATGTACAAGGCCATTCACGAATTATTGGCTGATACTTTGCTCAGAAAGCAGTATATTGATGAAGGGTACGAGCAGCTAAAACATTTTGCTTTAGCACGCGAGATTGAAGATACCCTGAACTTTTATACCAAGGTAACAGGCCGCCAATAA
- a CDS encoding ABC transporter ATP-binding protein has protein sequence MKTYFRLLSFAKPIEKFAIPYIVFTLLYVLFSTTVLALLGPLLNTLFLTNIAAGTHTVLLAKPGSYLDFEAWFKYYLQYYVHNYGAWGALKFVVGVIIVAVVLGNLFRYLSARTMENLRVHTLLNFRKAVFDNVMNLHLGYFSNERKGDIISKIASDVQVVQYSVTGTLQVIFKEPVTLIAFLVTLFLISTKLTLYSLLVIPVSGFIISRIVKRLKAQAIAAQQSYGNMISYLDEALSGIKIIKAFNAVDFIKGRFNSENTNYSRITKSMARRQQLASPVSEAMSVTMVAFIVLYGGYLILNHKSELSPGQFIAYIALFSQLMRPAKAISDSFSNIHSGIAAGERVLELIDTKPAIVDAPDAVAITDFKQGIQFKDVTFAYDEKEVLSHINFTVPKGKTVALVGPSGGGKSTMMDLIPRFIEPQTGQILIDGQDIRSLTTESVRALMGIVNQESILFNDTIYNNIAFAKPNATPEEVMAAARIANAHNFIEETEQGYQTNIGDRGTKLSGGQRQRICIARAVLANPPLMLLDEATSALDTESEKLVQDALNNLMKNRTSLIIAHRLSTIQNADIIIVLEAGKVVEQGTHAELIAANGLYRKLIDMQTFNS, from the coding sequence ATGAAGACTTATTTCAGGCTGCTCTCATTCGCAAAACCCATCGAGAAGTTTGCCATTCCTTATATCGTGTTTACCCTTTTATATGTTCTTTTCAGTACTACGGTGTTGGCCTTATTAGGGCCTTTGCTTAATACCCTGTTTCTAACAAATATTGCTGCGGGTACGCACACGGTTTTGTTAGCAAAGCCAGGTTCGTATCTTGATTTTGAGGCATGGTTTAAATATTATCTGCAATATTATGTACATAATTATGGAGCCTGGGGGGCTTTAAAATTTGTAGTCGGGGTAATTATAGTTGCAGTTGTATTAGGCAACCTGTTTAGGTATCTCTCTGCCCGCACTATGGAAAATTTGCGTGTACATACCTTGTTGAATTTCAGAAAAGCAGTTTTTGATAACGTAATGAACCTGCATCTGGGCTATTTCAGTAACGAGCGTAAAGGTGATATTATATCAAAAATAGCTTCTGATGTGCAGGTGGTACAATATTCGGTAACAGGTACTTTGCAGGTTATATTTAAAGAGCCGGTAACACTTATTGCATTTCTGGTAACCCTGTTTTTAATATCAACCAAATTAACTTTGTATTCGTTGCTGGTAATACCGGTATCGGGCTTTATTATATCACGCATTGTTAAACGCTTAAAGGCGCAAGCAATAGCAGCGCAGCAGTCTTACGGAAATATGATTAGTTACCTTGACGAAGCGCTTTCGGGTATCAAAATTATTAAGGCTTTTAATGCGGTGGATTTTATTAAAGGCCGTTTTAACAGCGAAAACACTAATTATTCGAGAATCACCAAGTCAATGGCAAGGCGCCAACAATTGGCATCACCGGTTTCGGAAGCCATGAGTGTTACCATGGTTGCCTTTATTGTGTTATATGGAGGGTACCTGATTCTTAACCATAAGTCGGAGCTAAGCCCGGGGCAGTTTATTGCCTACATCGCTTTGTTCTCACAACTCATGCGCCCGGCAAAGGCCATTTCAGATTCATTTAGTAACATCCACTCGGGCATAGCTGCAGGTGAGCGTGTGCTGGAGTTAATTGATACCAAACCTGCCATTGTTGATGCGCCGGATGCTGTAGCCATTACCGACTTTAAACAGGGCATCCAGTTTAAAGATGTAACCTTTGCTTACGACGAGAAGGAGGTGCTTTCGCATATCAATTTCACGGTGCCCAAAGGTAAAACAGTAGCATTGGTTGGCCCATCAGGCGGAGGTAAATCTACTATGATGGATCTGATTCCGCGTTTTATAGAACCACAAACCGGACAAATATTAATAGACGGCCAGGATATTCGCAGCCTGACTACAGAATCGGTACGTGCACTGATGGGTATTGTTAACCAGGAGTCGATCTTATTTAACGATACCATTTATAATAACATAGCATTTGCTAAACCAAATGCTACGCCCGAAGAGGTGATGGCCGCTGCCCGCATTGCCAATGCGCATAATTTTATTGAAGAAACGGAGCAAGGCTATCAAACCAATATCGGCGACCGCGGTACCAAGCTATCAGGCGGCCAACGTCAGCGGATCTGTATTGCTCGGGCGGTGCTGGCTAATCCGCCATTGATGTTGTTGGATGAGGCAACCTCAGCATTGGATACCGAATCTGAAAAACTGGTTCAGGATGCCTTGAACAATTTGATGAAGAACCGTACTTCGCTTATCATTGCGCACCGTTTAAGTACCATACAAAATGCCGATATAATTATTGTGCTCGAAGCCGGCAAGGTGGTAGAGCAAGGTACGCATGCCGAACTGATTGCTGCCAATGGTTTATACCGTAAGCTGATTGATATGCAAACTTTTAATTCATAA
- a CDS encoding nucleotide-diphospho-sugar transferase codes for MNYKTHSPVLLLLFNRPDTTRRVFEAIRLAAPARLYIAADGPRKDREQEAVLCVEAKEVVNHIDWPCEVKTLFREQNLGCKEAVSSAIDWFFEQEEEGIILEDDCLPSNDFFRFCDQMLERYRFDTRIRHIGGSNLQQGKQWGEASYYCSNLTHVWGWASWRRVWQQYDKELTAYTAEDVQNAFANIFTEPIIVNTWVQMFKQLNAGQIDTWDYQLTFINFFNNSLSIIPNVNLISNIGFGDGATHTIDAANRYASLPHQPLGNIVHPLYIVPQKQADYNTLAYDFDVERIKRKNAKLHRRIKRWFKNKR; via the coding sequence ATGAATTATAAAACGCATTCGCCGGTATTACTGCTATTATTTAATCGCCCCGATACTACCAGGCGGGTGTTTGAGGCTATCAGGCTGGCGGCACCTGCGCGTTTATATATCGCTGCTGATGGCCCGCGAAAAGATCGTGAGCAGGAAGCTGTATTATGCGTAGAGGCGAAAGAAGTAGTTAATCATATTGATTGGCCATGCGAGGTAAAAACATTGTTCCGGGAACAAAACCTGGGATGTAAAGAAGCCGTATCATCTGCCATAGATTGGTTTTTTGAGCAGGAAGAAGAAGGTATTATCCTTGAAGATGATTGCCTGCCATCCAACGATTTCTTTCGGTTTTGTGATCAAATGCTGGAGCGCTACCGTTTCGATACCCGTATCAGGCATATTGGCGGGAGCAACCTGCAACAAGGCAAGCAATGGGGCGAAGCCAGTTATTATTGCTCTAACCTTACCCATGTTTGGGGCTGGGCAAGCTGGCGCAGGGTATGGCAGCAGTACGATAAAGAATTAACTGCTTATACTGCCGAAGATGTGCAGAATGCATTCGCCAATATTTTTACCGAGCCCATCATCGTTAATACCTGGGTGCAAATGTTTAAGCAACTAAATGCCGGGCAAATTGATACCTGGGATTATCAGCTTACTTTCATCAATTTTTTTAATAACAGCCTTTCAATAATACCCAATGTAAACCTTATCAGTAATATCGGTTTTGGTGATGGCGCTACACATACAATTGATGCTGCAAACAGGTATGCCTCGCTGCCACATCAGCCATTGGGCAATATTGTGCATCCTTTGTACATTGTGCCTCAAAAGCAAGCCGACTATAATACGCTGGCGTATGATTTTGATGTGGAGCGGATAAAACGCAAGAATGCTAAACTACATCGCCGGATAAAACGTTGGTTTAAAAACAAAAGATAA
- a CDS encoding acyltransferase family protein, whose protein sequence is MQNLVNDTPQPKRNYAFVDSIRCICMMSIVMEHATNFSDGMYHPKSAMEANIFSFITQFGKFGTIGFFLLAGFLIGEKFTDYTPGQYLKRRLDSTFIPWLFWTTVFLLTLLIDDFIRITRFNHGVIPPEFHDKLMWQLSIVYLYSSFWFIPNFLICITILLMFKKHLYNKWFGAILLGFTLLYAVNIYTETIQPRHSTAILGFVFFLWLGAQFNQKLDALEKWISGTSYTLWIVLCIVTLLLGMYEAEILKGMNSVDPFNTLRVSNILYSLACFFLLLRIKQFNFVKFLKPRETTYGIYLLQTVIVSSILPLIFKPLKYSWESLSFPMVLGFLLLRTVLTYFLAYFLVRLLNASKLKWIVGR, encoded by the coding sequence ATGCAAAACTTAGTTAACGATACACCACAACCCAAAAGAAATTATGCTTTTGTTGATTCTATCAGGTGTATTTGCATGATGAGCATTGTGATGGAGCACGCCACAAATTTTAGTGATGGCATGTATCACCCCAAATCGGCCATGGAGGCCAATATATTTTCGTTTATCACGCAGTTCGGCAAGTTTGGCACTATTGGCTTTTTCTTGTTAGCGGGTTTTTTAATCGGTGAAAAATTTACCGACTATACACCCGGCCAATACCTTAAGCGCCGGTTAGACAGTACTTTTATTCCCTGGTTATTTTGGACCACCGTATTTTTATTAACGCTGTTGATTGACGACTTTATCCGCATTACCCGCTTTAACCACGGGGTTATCCCGCCCGAGTTTCATGATAAACTGATGTGGCAACTTAGCATTGTTTACCTGTACAGCAGTTTCTGGTTTATTCCTAACTTCTTAATCTGCATTACCATATTACTGATGTTTAAAAAACATCTTTACAACAAATGGTTTGGGGCCATACTGCTGGGCTTTACTTTGCTGTATGCTGTAAATATTTATACCGAAACGATACAGCCACGCCACTCAACCGCTATTTTGGGCTTTGTTTTCTTTTTATGGCTGGGTGCGCAGTTTAACCAAAAGCTTGATGCTTTGGAGAAATGGATTAGCGGGACATCATACACCTTATGGATAGTGTTGTGTATTGTAACCTTGCTTTTAGGCATGTACGAGGCCGAAATATTAAAAGGGATGAACAGCGTTGATCCTTTTAATACTCTGCGTGTAAGCAATATATTGTACTCGCTGGCCTGCTTCTTTTTATTATTGCGAATAAAGCAGTTTAACTTTGTAAAGTTCTTAAAACCACGCGAAACAACCTATGGCATTTACCTGCTGCAAACCGTTATTGTAAGCAGCATATTACCATTGATATTTAAGCCGTTAAAATATTCGTGGGAGTCGCTTTCATTTCCTATGGTTTTAGGCTTTCTGTTATTGCGAACCGTGCTTACCTATTTCTTAGCCTATTTCCTGGTAAGGCTGCTCAATGCCTCCAAATTAAAGTGGATCGTTGGCCGCTAA
- a CDS encoding glycosyltransferase family 2 protein: MTDNKLVSIAMCTYNGERFLKQQIDSLINQTYKNLEIIIVDDGSKDATVDMVNAYAAQDARIRFIRNEKNLGYVKNFEKAIGLCTGDFIALSDQDDEWDLNKIQLLVENIGDNILIYHNSLLVEEGGKPICLLSEVLNMYEGDSPLPFVFYNCVSGHSCMFKKELVPHLGSFDPNYFHDWWIAFVAGSFGRIKFLNMPLVNYRQHGTANTDILKARDKGKALINPVKYKEFKLTGLYHMATVKGKSYGVITKLIYLLEHKNILNSFKLFQLLLANYKEMYFFKKKSNISKINYIRKASFHTRDFWLAANDPL; the protein is encoded by the coding sequence ATGACGGATAACAAGTTGGTTTCAATTGCCATGTGCACCTATAATGGCGAACGTTTTCTGAAACAGCAGATAGATTCGCTTATCAACCAGACCTACAAAAACCTGGAGATCATTATTGTAGATGATGGCTCGAAAGATGCAACCGTTGATATGGTTAATGCTTACGCTGCACAAGATGCCCGTATCAGATTTATCCGGAATGAAAAAAACCTTGGTTACGTAAAAAACTTTGAAAAAGCCATTGGTTTATGTACTGGCGATTTTATTGCGCTTAGTGACCAGGACGATGAGTGGGATTTAAATAAGATCCAGCTGCTTGTTGAAAACATCGGCGATAATATCCTCATTTATCACAATTCATTATTGGTTGAAGAAGGTGGGAAACCAATATGCCTGCTATCAGAAGTGCTGAATATGTACGAAGGCGATAGCCCCTTGCCTTTTGTTTTTTACAACTGTGTATCGGGCCATAGCTGTATGTTTAAAAAGGAGCTGGTACCTCATTTGGGAAGCTTTGACCCTAATTACTTTCATGATTGGTGGATTGCCTTTGTAGCCGGAAGCTTTGGGCGTATTAAGTTTTTAAACATGCCTTTAGTAAATTACAGGCAGCACGGCACTGCCAACACAGATATACTGAAAGCACGGGATAAGGGAAAGGCGCTTATAAACCCTGTTAAATACAAAGAGTTTAAGTTAACCGGCCTATACCACATGGCTACGGTAAAAGGTAAATCGTACGGTGTAATAACCAAACTCATATACCTGCTTGAGCACAAAAATATACTAAACTCGTTCAAGCTTTTCCAGCTGTTGCTGGCTAATTATAAAGAGATGTATTTCTTTAAAAAGAAAAGCAACATCAGTAAAATCAACTATATCCGTAAAGCCAGTTTTCACACCCGCGATTTCTGGTTAGCGGCCAACGATCCACTTTAA